AAAGCAGATTCAagaaataaattcaaagaaaaataattagctccccttaccttctTCTTTTGGGTTGCTCAATACAACTCACAGTAGATGCCCTAACAGTACCCTCCACACAGAGCGTAACTTGACAGAACCTACAGATCACCAAATTGGTGATAGAACATAGCTCTTAGAGCTCGAATAGACAGAGAAATGAAGGAAAAATGTACAAGGCACGTGAACCCAACaaagttgcatgccctaggttctAGAACAGTGAAAGAGAAGGGGAAAAGGGAACTTACCGGTCAGAACAGGAAATTGtttggttcaaaatgaagctctTGCCACCACGATCGTTTAGGCaccttcaaattaaaatttaaacggTTCAGTGTTTGGATCATTTAGAGAGAAGGCAAAGCAATTATTTAGGAAAAAGGGTTTctgtttagagagagaaaggaaaagagcTCAGCAAAGTGAAAAAGAACTCTGAGGAATCCTTCCTAAAGTTAAGCTGGTCTTAGACTGATGGATTTGATTGCTCCACGTAAGGTCCAATGATCCTTTATTCATACAAGCCCTTACATCGGGACTTTATTTCATGAGGAATGATCAAGGTAGTCATTGTAATGAAAGTACATGTTTATATTAATATGAGACAGTCAAATTTTTGTAatatcaaaatgaatattttatattactggGCTCTAATTTCCAAACTATCTCCTTCTCTGGACAACTTCTTCCTGCAAATGTTCTCCACCTGGACCTTCATGAGGTAAGAAAATTTGAACTTTACccaaatgaaaaagtaaataaaaatctaaattttattctttcccgcttcatcttcatcttctccatcaGAACCGCACCACTTTCAATGACCTACCCCATTTTCCCCTCACTGCATAATGTACCAGCATctggaaaataaaatattagaaacttGCAGCATGATTACATAATGTACTAGCATCTGCAACCTCCCTGTCTGTTATCTGTTGTTGTATCGAGTTCAGCATCTCCGATTCTCACACATTTAGTAACAGACCTCAAAAActggaaaataaaatattagaaagcTTGCAGCATGATTGCACTCAAATTTGATCTGCTTACTGCTTTTTCTCAATTTACTACATTTTCATGCCACCGGCGTGAGAAGACGTTGAAGAACATCATCAAACTGTAGTGCAGACGCTGTTTCACGGGGGTGGTTTAGCTGGTTTTCATGGCATGTTGTATTCctgaatacaaaatttatatttgggATTTTATATTATACAATCCGGAAAATGCAATTAAGAACTGAAACGTAAACGAAAACTCGCTGAAAGTATAATGCATGGACACCACCACCAGGAACCACTTCTACAAACTTCAAAACACTCCAACACACCATTGTCTAAATTTACTGGTCCGAAGGGTAAGATTGGTATTTTTTAAAgtatggggtgcaggaagaattTTCCTCTTTGGATCAAGcccaaaatctcttttctttACAATGTTTTGGTGTTTGTGTCTGAAGATCATTAATAAAAATCCATTTAAATCCGAACAAACGCACTCCACGGATTCAGACAATTCGATGATTTTTGTCATGCTCCATTTTCTCAAACTTTGtggattatttttatttatgacagaaaatttaattaaaaaatccaAATACTCATGTATATTAACATGAAAACTtgttataaaacatttattttaataaatgacaATCCATCTCGATATCAACTAATTGattactaaatatttaaattttatttagattggATAAAATGAGTTAACTAAAATGTGATATTATGTCTAacttcgttttttttttatctaagttATGGAACCACAGTtttgatttttctcttttaaatgataatatatgaCTTGTGGCAACTTGGTTAGTTTAATAAATTGTGTTTGAGATATTTAAGTTATGGCAACGaagttttgaaataatttatttgagttatttaattaaaatagttttattttacaatGTTTCGAAAGTAGAATTTCTTTGTACGATGTTGAAAATAGTGTTGTATTTTTTCCATGGTAACATGGatattgagttttgtttttaatgCTGACAATATTTGAATGACTCCCTTACCCATGATGCTGTTCCAGGTTACTACATCTATAACTTTGTAAAACTTTCATTGTCTTCtgtaaatattaaatcaaatatagaaTAATTACACGTCTTATCATGTCACATCACCCAAAACTAATAATTCAAAGAAACAGTAAGATATATCAAATTTACAACTTCACTTGCCCCACCTCATTAATAAGCTTCGATCtaaatccaaaataaataaaaaatttaactgcataatatatatatatataatataatataagtttaatacctatttttttTCCTTGGAAAGGCTCTCTTTAaagttgttcttttttttttaaatgcagtatatcttatattttataaaaacggtttacgttaatatttttttatgtcgCTAAAAAGACTACGGCAAACTTGTTCCACTGATAAAAACTTGATGACTTGGTAAGTAAGAAAGACTAACATACATTATTTTTGCGAAACATAAAATGTTAgtgaacttaaaaaaaaaaaaactttaaacaaGTCTACAAACCAAatcaccaaaataaatattaaacctaTTAATACATCAATTTTATTATCGTGTATACTTAAAcagtaaatattaaatttcaattacattcaatagctaaaatttaaaatatagttaaaagatttatatttcGAAGAGAACAATcaatctaaaaaaaatcatatttttaacttaactaTGGGTAAAATCAAACCCTGGTCAGACTCACCTCACATGAAACAGGAGAAAGTTTGCTTATTGTTACTATGTCAtccattatttattaatttataaaataaaaaatttattaatttttgtagataattaacttttaataaaaatttatctttcaaAGATTATTTCATTTACAAGAGTCGTCGAATCTTACACCAGCGCAATCATGATTTATTTATGATGGGAAAGATCCTTTTGTTTTCTTCGCTGACAGACTCAACCTTAACCCTGACCTTGTAGCTAATAGTCACGTGTTCTAATGATCAGAGGTCGAACTCTCACATGACCATGTCCCTTGGAGATTTATTTCAGCAAAATCCTAGGAAACGAGATTTTGTTGCCTCTCCCAAATCTAAGAACATGTGAAGACACCCTTTTCCGTATAAAAACACGAACACGATTAGAtaaggtttttgttttttattatatagtaataaataaaattaaaaacaaataaaatcattcGGCTTTCCATTAGTTTATTTCtaacaaaacaacattttttttcacttacttTTATCACATATTCTTTCTTTACCAGTGGAATCACCGAGATAGGTGTAATTTCTCCATGAACAATAACATGATAAATTGCAGAAGAAGACAAAAGTGGAGGATTTGATTGTccttttacaaaagaaaaagaaaaaggtaggAAACATCAAATAGCATCGGTGGGCCAGTTTCATTGGCCATCCTTTTTGGACAATAAAGGGCAGGTAATAGGAAGTGAGAATTGGGTTTTCAGAAACATAATTGTAACCAAAAATAACAGAAAAGTGTGGTAAGGaggtaaataaaagaaagtgtGGGGATGGttcagaaatattttctttatcgGGGGGAGTGCGGAGAAAGGGTCCAATAAGGTTTGTCGGAACATGTTTGGACCACTTTGCAAGCATATTGCAGCGATGCATCTCAAAATGGAGATGTTGAGGTTCTGTAGAGACTGTGCTTTTTCGGAGGTGCACCACCACATTTCAATCGAATTTTCATCTGTACCAAAACAAACGAAAACGTCAAAAAACTCCAAAATTTTCAACTCAGCAATTAAAAGCCCCAGAAACTGGTCCAAATCTCTTCCCTCTGATACTTTGTCTGTGCCGTGCAGATGAAAACAGAAAGGATATAAAAGAGGAGAAAATGCTGAAAATTAGAAGTTTGAAAAGATAAGAGTACAGAGAAAGTTTGCAAAAACTCAACCACacttcatgaaaaaaaaaatgaaaattcctGAAAGTCCGTTATTAAAAATTCAACgatcttaattaaattataattaacttgtaattcttttaatgtaatatattaaattatacataatattaatgattttttataatattaaaacctTAACTTTACTAATAAATGTCATTATCTATAAcatccaaaaattacaaatcaaAGTAAATTACATGTATCAcgatattaattttaacatcGATAATTAAAAACTAACCAAACATAGTTAATATAACTATCAAAGTATatcatgtattttcttttatttacaaatttgtaaCCGCTATTCTATTTAACGGACTGATCACGATCAATACGACACTAGTTCTGCACAACCAGCAGTTGACCGAGGAGGTAAACGACAGGATTTTTTAACCGGTTGTCGTTGTGTCCTTGCAATAAAAGTTTGCAATTACAGAATGCGTGCCATGTTTtttaaaagtgaagaaaaaaaaaagtagaatctTACCTGAGTGAGGTAGGTAGAattaggttaaaaaaattataacaggTTTAAAGATTAAAACTTGCAAAGGAAGAGAATTATATGGACTAAGTCAagatattaagtttttttattgcAGAGAAGcttgagaaagaaaataatttattgagagagaaagagattgaAATAGCTGACCTCTTCAACCTGGGTTCTGAGTGTTGAATTTTCTTGTATTAAAAGGGCAAGTTTAGTTTCCAAGTGGTTTTGATAAGCCTGAGGAAAGAGCGTTAATGGGTGTTAACgaagtaaagaagaaaagaaaagaaaaagagagtagAAAGATGAATTCCTGTTGTTTGGCTCTTGAGCGAGCAGCACAGTCTCGACTCTTGATGAGGCGCTTAAACCGTTCCTCGGAGTTTGCAGAGTGAGAAGTGCATGCTTTGGATTTGAAGATTTGTTCAGTTTCGGAATGCGATGATGAGTGAAGGGGCAAAAACTGGTGAAGGGTGATGTTgcgagaagaagaagaagaagaagaaagaatttgTGGAAGAGATGAAGTTGGAGTTGGAGGTGGGGATGGTGAGTTTGAGACATGCTTCCTTCTGCAACAATTACACGTTGATGCTGACGCCATTATAATGCTTATCGATTCACTCACTTAGTGGCCTTTAATAAAGGGACTTTCTAATACCTAAATACAGTCAGTGatgttagaaatatatttatattatcgactgattaaaatgaaaaatgcagTGCTGTCAAACACGGTTACCGACCTAAATTCATTAGATTCATAAACATTTACAACTTAGTGAGTTAATTCACTtggttaataaattttaatttaattcgacttaatgattaaataagtttgtttatttaattataatttttttattttaaaataataatatttttttctatttttaaaactaaaataattttaatataaaattatgttaaattttaaaagcaatttataataaaaataatacaatctaaaaattattttaaattctaaatttaatttaaaaataaatataaaaaattaaattaaatagattaCAGAGTTAATTTAAAGGATTCCGAATTAACCAAATCCTCAGTGGATTCTGTAAcatctaaaaaatataactttaaactATACTTAAGGATCcttacatttataataaaatagaacagttacaggagaaaaaataaagttaatgtacagttatcctaaaataaccataaatttaaaactttaaagaaatttatattgCTACTATTACAAGTACAAATCGAACGGTCATACAATCAAAGTATAAATCGAACGATCCTAGACTAATACCAAAAgagtacaagaccgaacggtcttgtTCTAAAACTACCTTCTTCTTCCGGCACTTGCTCCAAAGAAGCTTTTGCACCTTTTGCTCAAACCCACaaagtgatcattgcaaagacaaggATGACCGAACGAACAACATGACAAGATAGGAAAATAAGGGTAGGCTAGTGTAATTTAGATAACTATGAAAACATCCAattcatacaaacatataatacaatcatacatcTATAGAAATCATACAAGCATGTtatgaccgaccactttacaCTAACCGTCCGGACTAGTATGAATATAAGCTATGGTCGTTTGTGCAGTCGTGGGTGGTAATCTCAAAACCTTATGATTATCATAACATGGAAATCCCTTGAgttgccacacgaggttagcccgTTATTTCTCACCTTAGTTCAAGGTAATACATACCGCCCAGGCTagggcctcctgctattctcaccacatgcattaccattctctacttgagactcggtaaccattagaatgtcaggatgaacgccaaTACTAAGCTTCCCCTATTCATACTTTTACCACAATACAACCAaccactgagacattcctccttggaattctctttcagaTCCATAATATAATTGTCACATCATACTTTCTCATCCCATCACAATTATCACACCATAACTTAATACCATCATACTTTCACATTACATTAGAATTATCACTATTCCTCATCCATcacatctttaaataaatatcacacacaacagtaaaacaaaaatcCCACCTTTGAACACGACCGAACTGAAGAGATCAACATAAACTATGGACAAGACCGAACAGAAGAACACTTCCTATATATGAATATGACCGAGTGGTCATCTAGAGATTAAGACTTATGCATGAGCCAAACACTATTagcttagaccgaacactattaacTTGATCCAAATACTATTGaattagaccgaacacttattGGTTAATGTCGACCACTAGTAGACCATACCGAACACTATTATCTTAGACCGAACACCCTTAGATTCAATACAAGTAACAAGCTAAGTAATATGaagagaccgagtgctagtCCACGACCGAGCGGTCATTAAACAGATAAGACCTATAACAGACTGAACGCTATATTGAATTTAATAGTAGCACAAGACCGATCGGTTATTAACTGAAATTCCATAATAGCATAACTAAGTTAAGACCAAGCACCCAAGAATATCGAATAATCGTTAACAGGTAAGGTCTCATAGAGACCAAACagagttaagaccgaacaccagcACTAAACTAAATTCTAGTGTATAATTGTTCTGTCATTAACTGAAAACTCCACAGAAGTAGAATTCTGTTAAGACCGAACATAGTGGGAAGATTGTACGGTCCATGAAGGTCCTTCAGCAAACTACATAATTCTGTAGAATGACTGCAAAATTATGAACAACACCAATCTTACCAATTTTATTATACTCACCCAACTTATAATCCTTCAAGCTTATATCATACCTTCTTATACATTAATTAAGAGTACCTaaatctttctaacatcattACAAGAGTTTCACTCACAGATTTGAGGATCAAGTCTGCAGAATCATGAACTCAATGATCGAGAACCATGTTTACTAGTTTTGGTACAATTTTTGAGTAATTCAGAGGCTCTAACCAGTTCTAAACAACTTGTCCATATTTTTCCTACCGACCAAAACCCAAACGACCACAATTTCCCCATTTTTACCATTTCACTTCCTCACAATCCTCTTGGCCATGAaacagaattatgcagaaaagcATTCAACATGAATACAACACACATTATCAAtgtcaaaaacaaaatcattcaatttcacatacatgcaacatcatcaaacaacattttcatacatgaaaatcaagtaattaaattagctagcttcccttacctcgaacCGACCAAACAACTTCTATGCTCCATAAATTTGTGCCCAATTTCAGAAATTCTATAAACACCTAAAGCTCACCGATTTATGagaag
This Vigna angularis cultivar LongXiaoDou No.4 chromosome 4, ASM1680809v1, whole genome shotgun sequence DNA region includes the following protein-coding sequences:
- the LOC108342572 gene encoding protein FD-like, translating into MASASTCNCCRRKHVSNSPSPPPTPTSSLPQILSSSSSSSRNITLHQFLPLHSSSHSETEQIFKSKACTSHSANSEERFKRLIKSRDCAARSRAKQQAYQNHLETKLALLIQENSTLRTQVEEMKIRLKCGGAPPKKHSLYRTSTSPF